From one Leptospira stimsonii genomic stretch:
- a CDS encoding proton-conducting transporter membrane subunit translates to MNLLVLNGIAIAVLFLILLAYILAPTKGQRQITMWSFLMILCVGLTFAAWNLEGFGLQWVLIEATTFTGALLVSSSRTTKSFPIAWKFLLINSFGLGIAFLGIIIVTATLHGIDHPVEVLAGKLSEHPENLWIEIGLWLAIFGYSAKLGLFPNHVWVVDTYGESPSQISALIAAFVPVAVSYALRPFIHMDHQLYPTTFSASDGLLILGVITMLQSIVALYQRNDLRMMTAKVALFHSGALGIFLWMDLPDSTFNFVMAGNIVLKSFLFLTMGIVRMDAGKRELSKIFHSDSINKKALSLYMASLFLAFVLPGSPIFVNDLILLKAGWTQGQWFVITVPVLGLIFFGVLLYKTVPLFNLEDRPFAKEFATTLQIRLTNSLLLFLMVLGIGIWGFYHLLQGEF, encoded by the coding sequence ATGAATCTTCTCGTATTAAACGGAATCGCGATAGCGGTTTTATTCTTAATTCTTCTCGCTTATATTTTGGCGCCAACGAAAGGACAAAGACAGATCACGATGTGGTCTTTCTTGATGATTCTTTGTGTGGGTTTAACCTTTGCCGCTTGGAATCTGGAAGGTTTCGGTTTGCAGTGGGTTTTGATCGAAGCGACGACGTTTACCGGCGCGCTTCTTGTTTCTTCCAGTAGAACTACGAAATCATTCCCGATCGCATGGAAATTTCTTTTGATCAATTCCTTCGGCTTGGGAATCGCTTTCCTAGGAATTATCATCGTTACGGCTACGTTACACGGCATCGATCATCCAGTGGAAGTTCTCGCCGGCAAGCTTTCGGAACATCCGGAAAATCTCTGGATCGAAATCGGTCTATGGCTGGCGATCTTCGGTTATTCCGCAAAACTTGGCCTTTTTCCGAATCACGTTTGGGTCGTCGATACTTATGGAGAAAGTCCGAGCCAGATTTCGGCTCTTATTGCGGCTTTTGTCCCGGTGGCGGTAAGTTATGCGCTTCGTCCTTTTATTCATATGGATCACCAACTCTATCCGACAACTTTTAGCGCTTCGGATGGACTTCTTATTTTAGGAGTGATCACGATGTTGCAAAGTATCGTCGCGCTCTACCAAAGAAACGATCTAAGGATGATGACCGCAAAGGTTGCATTGTTTCATAGCGGCGCCCTTGGAATATTTCTCTGGATGGATCTTCCCGATTCTACTTTTAACTTTGTTATGGCTGGGAACATCGTCCTAAAATCATTTCTATTTCTTACGATGGGAATCGTGAGAATGGATGCGGGAAAAAGGGAATTAAGCAAGATATTTCATTCTGACTCGATCAACAAAAAAGCTTTATCTTTGTATATGGCTTCTTTGTTCTTGGCGTTTGTTCTTCCCGGATCGCCGATCTTCGTGAACGACTTAATACTCTTAAAGGCCGGCTGGACGCAGGGTCAATGGTTTGTGATCACAGTGCCTGTTTTGGGTCTTATATTTTTCGGAGTACTTTTATACAAAACGGTTCCTCTTTTTAATTTAGAAGATCGCCCTTTTGCGAAAGAGTTTGCAACGACTTTGCAAATTCGTTTAACAAATTCCCTTCTTCTCTTTCTTATGGTGTTGGGAATCGGTATCTGGGGTTTTTATCACTTACTCCAAGGAGAATTTTGA
- a CDS encoding metal (Ni/Fe) hydrogenase large subunit, producing MRTVTGLYPRKGKKGYNRFWLTNSGVEHEVIEYSEKEAYEDSANPISMLRHSLGTDQGEEDYSSYDFEKYLVADRKTDVEKFVTKKGIKDLVYKGLKVPIPASHYSHAVGPIHAGVIEPGHFRFIVKGEEIRNLDIRLGFQKRGLIELIKGKGPKDSLPYAEAISGDSTVAYGIAFSRIFEEALKIVVPQELDFSRLILLELERIATHIGDMGAIAGDIGYYPLQGVCSLQRGIPLGVMEALTGNRFGRGALAPGKVFFRKGLTSEKLAELAERIRSVTADVTSHFERAVGASTNRERLQSCGIIRQKQVRHLGFVGMAEKCTGLNRDLRHLEKSYALGGPISLDLNRDHMRGDAWARFYLRYEELKNSSKWLVQAIPKLISALDSKITKSGSAKETVKKGTYFSAVEGWRGPVLVSLDLDSDGTIEEAYIRDPSVFNWHALELAVRGEYIGDFPLNNKSFNLSYVGVDL from the coding sequence ATGCGCACGGTAACGGGCTTATATCCTAGAAAGGGTAAAAAGGGCTACAACCGCTTCTGGCTGACTAACTCAGGAGTGGAGCACGAAGTTATAGAATATTCCGAAAAAGAAGCTTACGAAGATTCCGCAAATCCGATTTCGATGCTTCGACATTCACTTGGAACGGATCAGGGAGAAGAGGATTATTCTTCTTATGATTTTGAAAAGTATCTCGTCGCAGATCGTAAAACCGACGTAGAAAAATTCGTAACTAAAAAAGGAATTAAGGATTTAGTATATAAGGGATTAAAAGTACCGATTCCCGCGAGTCATTATTCGCACGCGGTCGGACCGATTCATGCGGGTGTGATCGAGCCGGGGCATTTCCGTTTTATTGTGAAAGGAGAAGAAATTCGAAATCTGGACATTCGCCTCGGGTTTCAAAAGCGAGGATTGATAGAGCTGATCAAAGGAAAAGGTCCGAAAGATTCTTTGCCTTATGCGGAAGCGATTTCGGGCGACAGTACGGTTGCCTATGGAATCGCGTTTTCAAGAATTTTCGAAGAAGCGCTTAAGATCGTAGTTCCACAAGAACTGGATTTTTCGAGATTGATTCTTCTAGAATTGGAAAGAATCGCGACGCACATCGGAGATATGGGTGCGATCGCGGGTGATATCGGTTATTATCCGTTGCAGGGCGTTTGTTCGTTACAAAGAGGAATTCCGCTCGGAGTCATGGAAGCGTTAACCGGCAATCGTTTTGGAAGAGGCGCTTTAGCCCCTGGAAAAGTATTTTTTAGAAAAGGTCTTACTTCCGAAAAACTCGCCGAACTCGCCGAAAGGATCCGTTCCGTTACGGCTGACGTTACGAGCCATTTCGAAAGAGCAGTGGGCGCTTCTACCAATCGGGAAAGGCTTCAGTCTTGCGGTATTATTCGTCAAAAACAAGTAAGACATCTCGGTTTTGTCGGAATGGCGGAGAAATGTACAGGCCTAAATCGAGACCTTCGTCATTTAGAAAAATCTTATGCACTTGGCGGTCCGATTTCTTTGGACTTAAATCGAGATCATATGAGAGGGGATGCGTGGGCGAGATTCTATCTACGTTACGAAGAATTGAAGAATAGTAGTAAGTGGCTTGTTCAGGCGATTCCGAAATTGATTTCCGCCTTGGATTCGAAGATAACAAAGTCCGGTTCCGCAAAGGAGACCGTTAAAAAAGGAACTTATTTTTCTGCGGTCGAAGGCTGGCGAGGTCCAGTGTTGGTTTCCTTGGATCTAGATTCCGATGGAACGATCGAAGAAGCTTATATACGAGATCCTTCCGTTTTCAATTGGCACGCTTTGGAGTTAGCGGTACGAGGAGAATACATCGGAGATTTCCCCTTAAACAATAAGTCCTTCAACCTGAGTTACGTAGGAGTGGACCTATGA
- a CDS encoding 4Fe-4S dicluster domain-containing protein translates to MKIIFEILNILRPAKTMNYKKVSPINSNARGIPVPVLGPSESCLSCKSCEQVCPTHSLKVLSKDQIRFDYGACLQCGRCSEVCSDGKIIDSGFVHVYSTDREALRVTYTNGLPEERSEVISEEVKQFREVTKHTGFQFREVAASGNNTTEAEINASFNALFDSEASMVRVVASPKHADALVYSGPVGPNMEGPLDTAWETMPSPKALVACGSEAVSGGLFKLGKLPKEPDLFIGGDPPRPDVIVSAFRYLMGTREFSFRAELIKFVQGLRENK, encoded by the coding sequence ATGAAAATTATATTCGAAATATTGAACATACTTCGTCCCGCGAAGACGATGAATTACAAAAAAGTTTCGCCCATCAACTCGAATGCTCGCGGAATTCCGGTGCCGGTTCTTGGTCCGAGTGAATCCTGCCTTTCCTGCAAGTCTTGCGAACAGGTTTGTCCAACACATTCGCTCAAGGTTCTTTCGAAAGATCAGATTCGTTTTGATTACGGTGCTTGCCTTCAATGTGGTCGATGTTCTGAAGTTTGTTCGGACGGAAAGATCATCGATTCCGGCTTTGTGCACGTTTACTCAACGGATCGCGAGGCACTGAGAGTAACGTATACAAACGGACTTCCCGAAGAGAGATCCGAAGTAATTAGCGAAGAGGTAAAACAATTTCGCGAGGTTACCAAACATACGGGCTTTCAATTCAGAGAAGTTGCCGCGAGTGGAAACAATACTACGGAAGCGGAAATCAACGCGAGTTTCAATGCTCTTTTCGACAGTGAAGCAAGTATGGTCCGTGTCGTTGCCTCTCCGAAACATGCGGACGCACTTGTGTATTCCGGTCCGGTCGGTCCCAATATGGAAGGACCATTGGACACGGCTTGGGAGACGATGCCTTCTCCAAAGGCGCTCGTTGCTTGCGGCTCGGAGGCTGTTTCCGGAGGTTTGTTCAAGTTAGGAAAACTTCCGAAAGAACCGGACTTATTTATCGGAGGTGATCCTCCGAGACCGGATGTGATCGTATCCGCATTTCGTTATCTTATGGGAACGAGAGAATTTTCGTTTCGGGCGGAATTGATAAAGTTCGTCCAGGGTTTAAGAGAGAATAAATAA
- a CDS encoding DUF1304 domain-containing protein, which produces MILAARILAGIVGALHVWIFLMESVLWMRPTIHRRFGVTDKKLAEAMKGVFLNQGFYNLFLAIGALYGAIFFELHAAYAPAIMIFSCLSVFGAGLVLFASKPAMARAAIIQGLPPLIAIVLIGVSIYG; this is translated from the coding sequence ATGATTTTAGCCGCAAGAATTTTAGCCGGTATCGTCGGAGCACTTCACGTGTGGATTTTTCTTATGGAAAGTGTGCTCTGGATGCGCCCGACAATCCACAGACGTTTTGGTGTAACGGATAAAAAATTAGCGGAAGCTATGAAGGGAGTTTTTTTAAATCAAGGTTTTTATAACCTATTTCTTGCGATCGGTGCGCTCTATGGCGCGATCTTTTTTGAACTTCATGCGGCCTACGCACCTGCGATTATGATCTTTTCTTGTCTTTCGGTTTTCGGAGCCGGTCTCGTTCTTTTTGCTTCCAAACCTGCAATGGCTCGTGCGGCGATCATCCAAGGTTTACCGCCGTTGATCGCAATCGTTCTGATCGGAGTCTCTATTTACGGTTGA
- a CDS encoding GlxA family transcriptional regulator: protein MDVVILLIPGAPASVITGLFEFFEFAGIDLENRRKPSKIRVRTAAIQSEPVQLHGKVQIKPDLVGRCEKVDLVIVPAIGPNVVGIKRRCGLEIEWLKEASSQGVRIASVCSGAFLLASTGLLEGRSATTHWQLASLFRRMFPNVNLEVDKLVIDQGNFLTSGGSNAFYDLSLHVLEQSLGREIALKCAKNFLLDSDRISQTPFMTFAAQKHHDDLSVATAQDILENEFTTAISMETLAQRVGLSSRSLKRRFKQATGDPPSTYLQRLRIEWARRRLEESGDSIEEISYAVGYENVGFFRVLFKRYVGNTPLDHRRRHSVKIPVGLK, encoded by the coding sequence ATGGACGTAGTGATTCTTCTGATACCCGGTGCACCGGCTTCCGTCATAACTGGCCTTTTCGAATTCTTTGAATTTGCCGGGATAGATCTTGAGAACCGTCGAAAACCTTCCAAAATCCGGGTTCGCACAGCGGCCATTCAGTCCGAACCCGTTCAGCTTCACGGGAAAGTTCAGATCAAACCCGACCTCGTTGGTCGATGCGAGAAGGTGGATCTTGTGATCGTGCCTGCAATTGGGCCAAACGTAGTCGGCATCAAAAGAAGATGCGGACTTGAGATAGAATGGCTCAAAGAAGCTTCGTCGCAAGGAGTTCGGATCGCGAGTGTTTGTTCCGGAGCGTTTCTACTCGCCTCAACCGGCTTGTTGGAAGGCCGATCCGCCACGACTCATTGGCAATTGGCATCTCTCTTTCGAAGAATGTTTCCGAACGTAAATCTTGAAGTGGATAAACTTGTGATCGATCAAGGAAATTTTTTAACTTCCGGCGGAAGCAATGCATTCTATGATTTGAGTCTTCATGTATTGGAACAATCTCTGGGAAGAGAAATTGCTCTCAAGTGTGCGAAAAATTTCTTACTTGATTCGGACCGAATTTCTCAGACACCGTTTATGACTTTTGCGGCTCAGAAACATCACGACGATTTATCCGTTGCAACGGCGCAAGATATATTGGAGAACGAATTCACAACCGCAATCTCGATGGAAACGCTCGCACAAAGAGTTGGTCTCAGTTCCCGAAGTTTAAAGAGAAGATTCAAACAAGCGACGGGCGATCCCCCTTCTACTTATTTGCAACGCCTTCGTATCGAATGGGCGCGGCGTCGATTGGAAGAATCAGGTGACTCGATCGAAGAGATTAGCTACGCAGTCGGATATGAGAATGTAGGTTTTTTTCGAGTACTTTTCAAACGATACGTAGGAAATACGCCATTGGATCATCGGCGACGTCATTCCGTCAAAATACCGGTCGGACTCAAATAA
- a CDS encoding glycosyl hydrolase family 18 protein, producing MIHPSINQKSSFDWTTIFTKSHTLCFTGFYLKENGSLTSVEIPDSFLSSARKNNVRLIPLVTSANPHGWHFLKTETGMQNTIDSLIHFMEQYPTLSGLQLDIETVSSSQISNYKRFLKELKKRLPREKVLTLALFPQIEFPNSNSKIHAGLLNADFIDEFVLMSYDLHSPKTEPGPVTSVSWTKKNLDFLSNKISPSKLWLGLPRYGYFWKQGERVKILDQKSLLKNRNRFRISDENDGFIKLQNSDGIGFISDEKSLFQFQELVERYRLKGTAFWRIGF from the coding sequence ATGATCCATCCATCGATCAACCAAAAGTCTTCTTTCGATTGGACAACAATTTTTACAAAATCGCATACTCTTTGTTTTACGGGATTCTATCTCAAGGAGAATGGAAGTCTTACTTCCGTTGAGATTCCAGATTCTTTTTTGTCCTCGGCTCGAAAAAACAACGTTCGTTTGATTCCATTGGTTACTTCCGCCAATCCGCATGGTTGGCATTTTTTGAAAACGGAAACCGGAATGCAGAACACAATCGATAGCCTCATTCATTTTATGGAACAATATCCTACTTTATCAGGATTGCAATTGGATATCGAAACCGTCTCAAGTTCTCAAATATCGAATTATAAAAGGTTTCTAAAAGAATTGAAAAAGAGACTTCCTCGTGAGAAAGTTTTGACATTGGCCTTGTTTCCTCAGATCGAATTCCCCAATTCGAATTCTAAAATCCACGCCGGACTACTAAACGCAGATTTTATCGACGAGTTCGTTCTCATGAGCTACGATCTCCATTCTCCCAAAACCGAACCGGGACCGGTAACTTCCGTATCCTGGACCAAGAAGAATCTGGACTTTTTATCGAATAAAATTTCTCCCTCGAAGTTGTGGTTGGGTCTTCCTCGTTACGGTTATTTTTGGAAACAAGGTGAAAGAGTAAAAATTCTCGATCAAAAGAGTCTTTTAAAAAATCGAAATCGTTTTCGAATATCGGACGAAAACGACGGATTTATAAAGCTTCAAAATTCAGATGGAATCGGATTTATCTCGGACGAAAAATCGCTGTTCCAATTCCAAGAATTGGTAGAACGATATCGACTCAAAGGAACCGCTTTTTGGAGAATCGGGTTTTAA
- a CDS encoding fructosamine kinase family protein has product MVIKSALEEAIYDGLERLGILNSSSRPRISLHSSSLNEIYLVNSPAHSFAVKVIPNREMAETEKESLEQLYRVGVRVPECYGIVQSGNSWFLVMDFIEAGTSAGAREDLIRSLKLLYQKDSNSWGWKRNNFIGTLPQKNRWFSNFEEFYWECRLTPQLEMAFGRKLMTQKDLDSVTQIFRKFTEDWSLNRSRPRLIHGDLWSGNILTGKNGHSYLIDPSISFSHPEQDLAMLNLFGSPLNLEEMQEILSSIGVDDPGHLKDRIPFWQIYPVLVHINLFGPSYLSSLRQILRYYGKS; this is encoded by the coding sequence GTGGTCATCAAATCAGCGTTAGAAGAGGCGATCTACGACGGTCTGGAAAGGCTTGGAATTTTGAATTCCAGCTCGAGACCTAGAATCTCTCTTCATTCCTCCAGTCTCAATGAGATCTATCTCGTAAATTCTCCCGCACATTCTTTCGCAGTGAAAGTGATTCCCAATCGTGAGATGGCGGAAACGGAAAAAGAATCTCTCGAACAACTGTATCGAGTCGGTGTTCGGGTTCCCGAATGTTATGGAATCGTACAATCCGGAAACTCTTGGTTTCTCGTAATGGATTTTATCGAAGCGGGAACGAGTGCCGGTGCACGAGAAGATCTGATCCGAAGTCTGAAGTTACTCTATCAAAAAGATTCCAATTCTTGGGGTTGGAAAAGAAACAATTTTATCGGAACTCTTCCTCAAAAGAATCGATGGTTCTCTAACTTCGAGGAATTCTACTGGGAATGTCGTTTAACACCGCAGTTGGAAATGGCGTTCGGACGCAAATTGATGACTCAGAAAGATTTGGATAGTGTAACGCAGATTTTTCGAAAGTTTACTGAAGATTGGTCCCTCAATCGTTCCCGACCAAGGCTGATTCACGGCGATCTTTGGTCCGGAAATATCCTTACCGGAAAAAACGGACATTCTTATCTTATCGATCCTTCCATTTCCTTTTCGCATCCCGAACAAGATCTCGCGATGTTGAATCTATTCGGAAGTCCTTTGAATTTGGAGGAGATGCAGGAGATTCTTTCCTCCATTGGCGTCGATGATCCTGGACATTTAAAGGATAGAATTCCTTTTTGGCAGATTTATCCGGTCTTAGTGCATATCAATCTTTTCGGACCTTCTTATCTTTCCTCGCTCAGACAGATTCTTCGTTACTACGGCAAAAGTTAA
- a CDS encoding SDR family oxidoreductase: MNLSGNTILITGATSGIGLELAKRFANLDNTVLALGRNKESLSKLSSIPGIQTIQCDLTKPADFDKLISLIKKKYSSLNMLINNAGIQFNPDFLKDSDQTANIEKEIQTNLTIPIRLISILIPILKVHKDSAIVNVTSGLALVPKKSAPLYCGTKAGLHLFTEALRYQLEESNIRVIEMLPPQVDTPMTAGRGKNKLTTKELADQFFSALEKDKVYIGIGVVRYLRFLLRIFPSLIYKVVKNA, encoded by the coding sequence ATGAACCTATCAGGAAATACGATTTTAATTACGGGCGCCACGTCGGGAATCGGTCTCGAACTTGCAAAACGATTTGCTAATCTTGACAACACGGTTCTTGCTTTGGGAAGAAACAAAGAGTCGCTTTCTAAGTTGTCTTCTATTCCCGGAATTCAAACGATTCAATGTGATCTGACAAAACCGGCCGATTTCGATAAGCTGATTTCGCTTATCAAAAAGAAATATTCTTCTCTTAATATGTTGATCAATAATGCCGGCATTCAGTTTAATCCGGATTTTCTAAAAGATTCCGATCAAACGGCGAACATAGAAAAAGAAATTCAAACCAACTTAACGATTCCGATCCGTTTGATTTCCATCTTAATCCCGATTTTAAAAGTCCATAAGGATTCCGCGATCGTAAATGTGACCTCGGGTCTTGCGTTGGTTCCCAAAAAATCAGCACCCCTGTATTGCGGCACAAAGGCAGGACTTCATTTGTTTACGGAGGCTCTCCGTTATCAGTTGGAAGAATCGAATATCCGAGTTATCGAAATGTTGCCTCCCCAAGTGGATACGCCGATGACGGCAGGTCGTGGAAAGAATAAACTGACGACGAAAGAATTAGCGGATCAATTTTTTTCGGCTTTGGAAAAGGACAAAGTTTATATCGGAATCGGAGTGGTTCGATATCTACGTTTTCTTCTTCGTATTTTTCCGTCTTTGATCTACAAAGTCGTAAAAAATGCCTAA
- a CDS encoding ABC transporter ATP-binding protein: protein MNPKNSNESTNVVIDVRNVFKRFKNTTAVNGLSLEIQKGEFVALLGPNGAGKTTLIEMLEGIQKPDEGSISILATTWKENETLLRSKIGLALQETRFMDRITVQETLNLFGTFYKSKRERLDEILELINLEDKREAYVSHLSGGQRQRLALGVSILNYPEILFLDEPTTGLDPGARRDVWKILDRLRQSKTTMILTTHYMEEAETLCERIIIMDKGKILDQGTLSDLLGRTGGGEIIRFSVEDGSDPEKLIPSEGMDKYHWDSAKSEARIYVSAITDYLPRLIQTISASGKKLKNLECHKKTLDDLFLSMTGRGLEE from the coding sequence TTGAATCCAAAGAATTCAAACGAATCGACGAACGTCGTAATCGATGTTCGCAACGTATTCAAACGTTTTAAAAATACGACTGCCGTAAACGGTTTAAGTCTGGAAATCCAAAAGGGAGAATTCGTAGCGCTTTTAGGTCCGAACGGAGCGGGTAAAACGACTTTGATAGAAATGTTGGAAGGAATTCAAAAGCCGGACGAAGGATCGATTTCCATTCTTGCTACGACTTGGAAAGAAAACGAAACTCTTCTTCGATCCAAAATCGGCTTGGCCTTACAGGAAACAAGATTCATGGATCGAATCACCGTTCAAGAAACTCTCAATCTATTCGGAACATTTTACAAGAGTAAAAGAGAGAGGCTCGACGAGATTCTAGAATTGATCAACCTGGAAGACAAACGAGAAGCTTACGTGAGCCATCTTTCCGGCGGTCAAAGACAGAGGTTGGCGCTCGGAGTTTCTATATTAAATTATCCTGAAATTCTCTTTTTGGACGAACCCACTACGGGATTGGATCCGGGTGCGAGGAGAGACGTTTGGAAAATTTTAGATCGGCTTAGACAAAGTAAAACAACGATGATTCTTACCACACATTATATGGAAGAAGCGGAAACTCTTTGTGAAAGAATCATCATCATGGATAAGGGCAAGATTTTAGATCAGGGAACTCTGTCCGATTTATTGGGAAGAACTGGCGGAGGTGAAATCATTCGTTTTTCGGTGGAAGACGGATCCGATCCTGAAAAACTGATTCCTTCCGAAGGCATGGATAAATATCACTGGGACTCTGCAAAATCGGAAGCCAGAATCTATGTATCCGCAATTACCGATTATCTACCTCGATTGATCCAAACAATTTCCGCATCTGGAAAGAAGTTAAAGAATTTGGAATGTCATAAGAAAACGTTAGACGATCTTTTCCTTAGCATGACTGGAAGGGGACTGGAAGAATGA
- a CDS encoding ABC transporter permease, with protein sequence MKQILQLVSIQLKEFYREPGILFWAFVFPVAMAGVLGIAFKNRGSEEVKIAILENSYQLEELKQTLEVEDSKKSESQPTDQSDSSRSLPSLKFLVLSKEEAIRDLKRGKLNLILEKAADGKIHFSFDPENPNGQRDYLLILAKIRSNQSELAFKVDKLDSKGTRYIDYLVPGMLAMGVMNSCLWGVGWNLIEMRMKKLLRRMSATPMNKLYFLLSFFFTRLVVTAVESLILLSFTALTFENAFEGSVGAAILIYLAGNFSFSCIGMFIGSRAASSQVGNGLVNAVTFPMMVLSGIFFSYQNFPEAVLPFIRNLPLTLMADSLRAVFIEGAGMTVAIPAVVGLLIYGIVFLFAGSRIFRWS encoded by the coding sequence ATGAAACAAATCCTTCAATTAGTGAGCATTCAGCTCAAAGAATTTTATAGGGAACCCGGAATTCTTTTTTGGGCCTTCGTATTTCCCGTTGCAATGGCCGGGGTACTCGGGATCGCATTTAAGAATCGCGGTTCCGAAGAAGTGAAAATCGCAATATTAGAGAATTCTTATCAACTGGAGGAATTAAAACAAACTCTCGAAGTAGAAGACTCCAAAAAAAGCGAATCGCAACCAACGGATCAAAGTGATTCCTCTCGATCCTTACCTTCGCTAAAATTTTTAGTACTTTCGAAAGAGGAAGCTATACGGGATTTGAAAAGGGGAAAGTTGAATCTGATTTTAGAAAAAGCCGCTGACGGTAAGATTCATTTTTCATTCGATCCGGAAAACCCGAACGGGCAAAGGGATTATCTTTTGATTCTTGCTAAAATTCGTTCCAACCAATCCGAGCTTGCGTTCAAAGTAGATAAGTTGGATTCGAAAGGAACGAGATACATTGATTATCTTGTTCCCGGAATGCTCGCAATGGGCGTGATGAATTCCTGTCTTTGGGGAGTCGGATGGAATCTCATCGAGATGCGAATGAAAAAACTTCTGAGAAGAATGTCCGCTACTCCGATGAATAAACTCTACTTTTTACTTTCCTTCTTTTTTACGAGATTGGTCGTAACCGCAGTGGAATCCCTTATCCTTTTGAGTTTTACCGCTTTGACGTTTGAAAACGCTTTCGAAGGTTCCGTAGGAGCCGCGATTCTGATTTATCTTGCCGGGAACTTTTCGTTTTCTTGTATCGGAATGTTTATCGGATCGCGTGCCGCGAGTTCTCAAGTCGGGAACGGTTTGGTGAACGCGGTTACGTTTCCGATGATGGTCTTATCCGGAATCTTTTTCTCCTATCAAAATTTTCCGGAAGCCGTTCTACCGTTCATTCGAAATCTACCTCTCACTTTGATGGCGGATTCTTTGCGCGCGGTTTTTATCGAAGGCGCGGGGATGACGGTAGCGATTCCTGCGGTTGTAGGATTGCTTATCTATGGAATCGTATTTCTTTTTGCGGGGAGTAGAATTTTTCGCTGGTCTTGA